CACAAAAATGATAATCGACGGCCTTGAGTGCCAAGTTTTATGTACGGATTTTTTAAAACcgctgaaaaaaataagttgttCATTCCaacaaattttatatgaacttgcaatataaaataattaaataataataatgatactgaaattagcagacatttgacaattctttataataatagttagccaacatttttaattttttgattttgcttcttttattaaattagaactaaataatgtttttttaaaattgcactcacagtttttcaaattttctacatgtcaaattttttatgatgttaaagttagctgtcacttgaccattttttaattttatttaacaaaaagttttgttcaaaaaaattatttttaaaaaattgcatttttaatttattaaaatttcttaatgtccatttttttatgcagtaatttatttattagataaattatcaaaattataaaatgctaaattaattttcataattttttttttaattgtttgtaataatttttttcaataaaaaaaattataaaatttatagatattaGCTAACTTAACTTTCATcaattctttgaatttttataacagatcaataattataaaaaaatatattttaaaaaaattgatataatttttaaaaaatttttacataaattttttttcagtataatttaattgttaaaaaaattaaaaaattattaagtgtctgttaaattcaatatcaaataataataataaataaatgataataagaCAAAGTAGCTGGCGATGTCATTAATCGATGAACCAACGGTGGTAAGTTCATCGGCAGGatgttggaaaaaaaaaaaaaagtacatacCTTTTCTTACAGAGCTAATTTTTTTGGGCAGCTCACGGGGATTCGGTGGATACATTATAAAACCGTGATTAAACAGTTAAATTTGACAGCGTACACAAGGCCTGAGCATCGCACacgtttattttaattaaactgtCTGTATTGTTCTGAGTATTGATAGCCCTGCTGCACTAACACTTgtcttgttttatttttctttattttattgttctgTCTCTTGCACGAAATTTGAGTACGACTTGTACCGAGCGCTGTGTACCACCTGTCATTCGAATATATTCGATAGGATAGAACATGCGTCGTGACGTCACCCCACCATGCCGAGGCCACGGAGGAGCCCGAAGACGCGGGCGGTTACGGAAACTTACGATTGAGACTCGGGTGGAGATTCTCAGCTTTAAGTTATAAGTTGCGACATCTGACGtttaaaatctgaaaaataattttaattatttaaaactatgtattttttaattaattttaattattcatgctattttttttttattcaattaattaattaattcataaaaactatgaattttaaatatcatttgaATTTTGGCGCGCTTATCGACTGGCGGTAAAATTATgaaactatttaaataaaagtgacaaaaaaaatttttaaataaatttctgacATTTTTGGGACGGCCTCTTTTACCCAGATTCCGATTACACAGATGGCGCTATTACCCAGATCCCTTTGACACATATCCCGATTACGCAGATTGTGATTAAACAGATTTTCTATTACACAGATTACTTATTACTCAGATAACCGATTACACAGAAAATCTTTAACGCAGATCCCGATGAcgcagataatttaaatttttaaatgataaatgccATAATAAAGCCAAGCATTAAAAGtgcctgaaatttttaaattgccgcCATCAAAACATGCCGGATGAGCATGTAATCTAGCTATTGGTTGAATTTAAGGTTCAAGGTGTGCACGGAGCGCTTTATTGAAGTATCTACAGTGTATATGTGTAAAATCCCGCGttggttgaattttttattagatactTGATATAATGAATCAACAAAATTACAGGTTAAATATTAGAGCTATATAGGTaagtaaacatatttattatttatattaaaagttcgggtttgaagtttaaatataattagttCAATTACCCCCAAGCGGGGATGAATCGAACCATTTGACGCGTTTgcataaattaatcatttaagaaTCAATGTTGTTTAATGACTAATTTATGGATCGATAATTAGAGAAGACATAATAAATTAccattccaagaaaaaaaaaattagataaacggttgaccctgaaggccatccctgcaacttcccgccacttacatacctaggggcttaaaattgcactaataattgctcttcgagctcaaaaaaacaacttatgtcttattttgagctctccaagctcaaagagatagtctttctatacttttgacgtagaatttaatttcacataacaTCACACTaatagatttgtttatagttaaaaagatttgttaatatttaacaaatcatttattagaagccatttgttaggccttaacaaatatttcttagtatttaaaaagatttattaatacttaataaatgaatatcagatttattgaatacaaacaaatcatttttaatactaagaaatatttatttaacattaaaaaatggtctctaataaatgatttgttagctattaacaaatattatttaatacaaataaatccttctatcagtgcagtcaattcgttcaagagatatcataaacgaaagaaaaccgaaaagtgttttctgcacataacttcacataatttcacataatttcacataatttcacataatttcagtcgattcgttcaagagaaatcatgaacgaaagaaaaccgaaaagtgtttcctgcacataatttcacataatttcacataatttcagccagttcgtttaagagatatcatgaacgaaagaaaaccgaaaagtgtatTCTGCACATAACTttacataatttcacataatttcacataatttcacataatttcaatcaatttgttcaagtgttttttccacataactttacataattttgcATAAGTTCACATaacatttcttttcggatcgtttttgatgagatagtataatttttagacttttgagctcgaagaagcatagaaaagctatctctccaagctcggagagctcaaaataatacataaatcgatccaaaaaaaattaggaaaacggttgaccctgaaggccatccctgcaacttcccgctaatttcatacttaggcgcttaaaattgcaccaatgacgtttttgagctcttcccGAGTCAAAATTCGAGTCCCGTTTTGACCGTAAAAATGTCCCAACTCTTTGAAGTCTAATATGCCGCTAAAAATCGAGTCTATTTTGACCGTACAAGATGGTATCGGAGAATAAGTATGGTTAAAACAGCCGTACGCAGGTctgttttgaccgtaaaaatttccaggagtataatattatcattataaatattattactatatttgtcatcttgttgattattattatttctcttgCCATCTTGTAGTTCTTAGGcgcgaaaatttaaattaataaaaaacatgaaaagttgacatttaaaaattaaaaatttaataataataataataacaacaataataatctcaGAGAAGggtttttctttcaaaaatttgaattttggaaaaaaaatattattcttttcTAAATTCAGCTTAGTTCACAtattttcactgaaaaaagttttaaaatatataagaatcgcaggtaattgtttaatttcacattttttaaaagtaattaattttttgatattttttcatagttttttttttaatccaacaaCTGACGTTTTtcatattttgtattttactctaaaattgaaatttttcaaaaaattaaaaaaaatttttctattttagatttactctgataaaaaaaatattttacaagtagaaaaaaaaaatttttttaattatcgatttttcgatattttgctaaaacttttttttaatccaaaatttgaaatttttcataatttgtttttagttaaaaaattgaaatgtttcataatttttcttatcccaaaattaacatttttgaaaaaaattttgaaaaatttttctattttagatttattctaaaaaaaaaaaaatatctattaagtagaaaataatctaATCATGTTGATTTCACACCCCGTGAAAATAAGCAATTACCGAATCTTACAATTGAAAATAGAAgtataagattaataattgagaatgggtaactaaatttcaattttgaatgtctataaatataattattactattcatttaatttctcCGTAAAGTTCTTTTTCAGATTCCACTCAGAACTTAGTCATTTCAAGACGCgtcatttaaaagtttatgaGACTACTGAGATTCGCCTTTTACCAATCGGCAGTGTAGCGATGCGGGTAGCGCGTAAGTCTTGACGAGCGATAGGTTCCAAGTTCGGTTCTCGGTTAGGGCAAAGcgacttttaattatttctttatttacgaAGCGTATTAGGTTAAGTTACCATAAGTAATCCTTTCCTCCTATTTCCTTACTCCTTAATATGTATAAACTGGACAATAAATAACCCCTGTTCGTAAAAAGACTCAAATTTGGGAAATCAtccatttttgttttttttattacaaaattaattttatatttttttgtgctcATAAACAATCTTGATAgtagtaattgtaataattgttaattacaaatttttatgttaatgacaattattattaattactattacttatttcttataacaataataattattaattataataataattattattgcagtgattaaaacaaaaaaaaaataaataaatgggaTTTCAATTGGATTTGAACCCGGACCcctaagaattttaaaatttaatttattattatttattattattattattattattatcattatttcaaGCCTGGTTTGACCGTAATCGTGGTAGAATGGGACAAAACTCTACTAGTTACGGTGAAACCAGGCTCAGTTTAAATGAGCTATCAATACAGCGCCAAGTctgttttgaccgtaaaaTTGAGATGGGAAAAAATTACGGTTAAAACGGAACtcgaatttcgactcgggttcgagctcaaaaatacaatttatgggttattttgagctctccgagctcaaagagattgctttcctatcctttaaagctcttcgagctcaaaagtctgatagagatttgataagacactattttttgaatttttaaaccacaataacttttgaatgaataaaccgatttttacgcggttagaagcattcgacgcagtttttcaagcctcacaaagaatctcaaattttgaattgatcgcgctaggaattttggagttattctgaaaaaacacttttttcggttttctttcgttcacgatatctctcgaatgaatcaacatgatgagtgtaacatcaagatgagcttatatcttcaaaaacgtcaatagttgaaaaagtacagtgcaatttaacaaaaatcattatttaataaagcaaaattttatttatttttagttcacaagtcacggcagtcatataatgactgcaaggttgccagtatttatattaaaatgtgaaatttttttttatttataaattattattttattttcatatttatatattttatataatttttattccatctTTTTACAtgtttctttaaatatttatttacatatttatgttattgttttaaataattgattttctattttattaaagggAGCCCTGAAATGGAGAGCATGTTAATGTGGATCCGATTTGTGGATTATGAGCAGTATTTTAAAACAAGACGGTGGTCTGATGTCGACTTTCCCCGTAAATCCCTCTGGAAGTAAGTAATTTcaattaagtatttatttaaataatatgtcTTTGGACtttgataaacatttttttcaatatttagtgCAATTGCAAACGATCCAAGACTCCAAAACAGATTCACAGGAGTTGATTGTTGACTGCGATTTTCATCTTTGGTTAAGAAGTATAATGTGATATATTTTCTACATATTTAAacgtttaatttttcttatatcgCGTTtcagatgccataagggcgtatcaaaaaaaatttttttttgggaaccgacgtattttttcatgaaatgtccagaaatgcaaaaaaaaaaaattttccatataaaaatttttttagacttagaaaaaaaaacagtatttttttttatacgcccttatggcatctgaAACTCcaaattccaaaaactaatcagctcttaacctcaaaaaaccacgttgatcgccaccagtccggtcaaaatcggttgattcattcgagagatatcgtgaacgaaagaaaaccgaaaaaaatgttttttcggaataactccaaaattcctagcgcgatcaattcaaaatttgagattctttgtggggcttgaaaaactgcgtcgaatgcttctaaccgcgtaaaaatcggtttattcattcaaaagttattgtggtttaaaaattcaaaaaatagtgtcttatcaaatctctatcagacttttgagctcgaagagctttaaaggataggaaagcaatctctttgagctcggagagctcaaaataacccataaattgtattttttgagcttgaagagctcaaaaacgtcattggtgcaattttaagcgcctaagtatgaaattagcgggaagttgcagggatggccttcagggtcaaccgttttcctaattttttttggatcgatttatgtattattttgagctctctgagcttggagagatagcttttctatgcttcttcgagctcaaaagtctaaaaattatactatctcatcaaaaacgatccgaaaagaaatgttATGTGAACTTATgcaaaattatgtaaagttatgtggaaaaaacacttgaacaaattgattgaaattatgtgaaattatgtgaaattatgtgaaattatgtgaagttatgtgcagaatacacttttcggttttctttcgttcatgatatctcttaaacgaactggctgaaattatgtgaaattatgtgcaggaaacacttttcggttttctttcgttcatgatttctcttgaacgaatcgactgaaattatgtgaaattatgtgaagttatgtgcagaaaacacttttcggttttctttcgtttatgatatctcttgaacgaattgactgcactgatagaaggatttatttgtattaaataatatttgttaatagctaacaaatcatttattagagaccattttttaatgttaaataaatatttcttagtattcaaaatgatttgtttgtattcaataaatctgatattcatttattaagtattaataaatctttttaaatactaagaaatatttgttaaggcctaacaaatggcttctaataaatgatttgttaaatattaacaaatctttttaactataaacaaatctattagtgtgaagttatgtgaaattaaattctatgtcaaaagtatagaaagactatctctttgagcttggagagctcaaaataagacataagttgtttttttaagctcgaagagcaattattagtgcaattttaagcgcctaggtatgtaagtggcgggaagttgcagggatggccttcagggtcaaccgtttgtctaattttttttttttcttggaatggTAATTTATTATGTCTTCTCTAATTATCGATCCATAAATTAGTCATTAAACAACATTGAttcttaaatgattaatttatgcAAACGCGTCAAATGGTTCGATTCATCCCCGCTTGGGGGTAATTGaactaattatatttaaacttcaaacccgaacttttaatataaataataaatatgtttacttACCTATATAGCTCTAATATTTAACCTGTAATTTTGTTGATTCATTATATCAagtatctaataaaaaattcaaccaaCGCGGGATTTTACACATATACACTGTAGATACTTCAATAAAGCGCTCCGTGCACACCTTGAACCTTAAATTCAACCAATAGCTAGATTACATGCTCATCCGGCATGTTTTGATGgcggcaatttaaaaatttcaggcaCTTTTAATGCTTGGCTTTATTATggcatttatcatttaaaaatttaaattatctgcgTCATCGGGATCTGCGTTAAAGATTTTCTGTGTAATCGGTTATCTGAGTAATAAGTAATCTGTGTAATAGAAAATCTGTTTAATCACAATCTGCGTAATCGGGATATGTGTCAAAGGGATCTGGGTAATAGCGCCATCTGTGTAATCGGAATCTGGGTAAAAGAGGCCGTCCcactttttttagttattaaaaaaaaattgcgcatgtgaaaattaattaaatttataagtgtaaattattaaaagtatttttttattgtaattaattagttatagaaatttttaaaactaaacaGCTGACAGCTGACTTCAGAATTatgcaattaaattttaatttgtaaataaagaaattaattggagttaataaattttttttattaatagttaaaattaattaagaggaaattaattacaatttaatggATAATTGTTGAgatataattgtttaaaattgatattttaaattttcagaagTCGCTGGTGTGTAATTCTCAGAAAAGTTGACATATGGtgagtaagaaaatttttttaatggaaatATGGAGAAAATGGTAGATTGGAGTGAGTAATTTGATACATTTACCAAATGTGGAGTTgtaggaaaaataattttaagataaaaattgtcattaacGCCAGCTAGCAATTAACCTAAAAGTACTATTTATTGAAGTCtagtagataaataaataaaattagttaagtTGTTTAGTGAGTGAGGttaaaacaaacaaaatgGTAAGAATGAATTGagtcattaaatttaaattgaagtttccgaagtaatttaatttatttaattgtctcACAGCAAAATCCTAATGAAGATACCGAGTGGAATGACATCCTCAGGTCAAAGGGAATTATTCCAGAGAAGCCCAAAGAGAAGGAAATTacggaagatcaaataattaacCTGCTTGAAAATACTGTGGATCAAAGAACTGGTCGtggtaattattgtttatctatttattatatgacattgaagttagcagtcacttgattatttctaaattttatctaacaaataaatctttggtaaaaaattgcatttataattttttaaaatttttacatgtcaattttttttgccataatttatttgttaaaaaaattattataatagtaggtatttaggctgcattcgaaaatgctctatctatagatacataattaagaaatgaccatgtatttcgtgaactattgacatttttaaagatataagctcaccctgtaattatactcatcaagacctttcatttgagtacccacataattttttcatatatttatatatattacatatatgtatatatgaaaaatatatcaaaatgcatgtgggtactcaaatgaaagctcttgatgagtatatcattgggatgagcttatatctttaaaaatgtcaataattaagaactgactttgctatcttgtcaaataatcataattttaaagatataagctcattacaatgttacactcatcgagacctttcatttgagtacccacatcaatttttcatatatttatatatattacgtatatgtatatatgaaaaatatatcaaaaatgcatgtgggtactcaaacgaaagctcttgatgagtatatcatcaggatgagcttatatcttagaaaattttattaattaagaactaactttgctatcttgtcaactaatgatatttttaaagatataaggtcatctCGATataacactcatcgagagcttttatttgagtacccacatcaattcttcatatattttatatatttatatatattatatatatatgtatatatgaaaaatatatcaaaaatgcatgtgggtactcaaatgaaagctcttgatgagtgtaacaccgggatgagcttatatcttaaaaaatgtccatatttaagaaagtacagtgcaatttaacaaaattcattatttaataaagcaaaattttattcatttatagttcacaagtcacggcagtcacatggTAACTGCAACGTTGCTagtttatttgttgaaaaaattattaaatatctgctaaattaattatcatatctattataattaaaaaaatttaataattaataaattgctataaataattatttattaattcaatttgaattattgtaGAAACGACAAAATTAGAAGACAAAACTTTAGATGAGCTAGACGAGCTCGAGGACGAGGAAGATGAAAAAGTTTTAGAAGAATACAGACGGAAAAGGTTTGCTGAAATGAAAGCACTGGTGTCCAAATCAAAATATGGAGATGTTAAGGAAATATCTGCTCAGGATTACGTTGCTGAGGTTAATAACGCTGGTGAGGATGTCTGGGTCGTTCTTCATTTGTATAAATCTGGGTAATACTATTTGCACtgacattattttaataataataacaatgatgaTAGTTGTAAGAGgttataaaatatgaattatttattttaaacttgtCCCTTTAGGATCCCACTGTGTACTTTGATAAATCAATATTTGTCATCGCTGGCTAAAAAGTTTCCAGTGACTAAATTCTTGAAGAGCATCTCCACGACCTGCATCCCCAACTGGCCGGATAAAAACTTACCTACGATATTTGTTTATCACAATGGAGAAATGGCTAAGCAGATAATTGGACCCATAGAACTCAGAGGAATGAAACTGACTGAACAAGGTATAATCTGgcttgtttaaaaatttatatactcATTTAAGaaactttatttatatatttatttatattaaagaacTGGAGTGGATGTTGGGCGAAGCCGTACCGtctaaaataaaagaagatcCAAAGCCAAAAGTCCGCGACGtacttttttcaaatttacgtATTAATGACAATAATGAAAGCGATGACTGGTGACGtcgatttattaatttaattaattatttattttaatgaatatttaaattaaattaacatttagagatttatatttaaatgaacttttattaaaataattgaaattttttacgagatatgtattaaatattttgaatattttattttatttgattaattcattaataaaacaaattttaattaatttc
This genomic interval from Cotesia glomerata isolate CgM1 linkage group LG1, MPM_Cglom_v2.3, whole genome shotgun sequence contains the following:
- the LOC123269373 gene encoding viral IAP-associated factor homolog isoform X1; this translates as MQNPNEDTEWNDILRSKGIIPEKPKEKEITEDQIINLLENTVDQRTGRETTKLEDKTLDELDELEDEEDEKVLEEYRRKRFAEMKALVSKSKYGDVKEISAQDYVAEVNNAGEDVWVVLHLYKSGIPLCTLINQYLSSLAKKFPVTKFLKSISTTCIPNWPDKNLPTIFVYHNGEMAKQIIGPIELRGMKLTEQELEWMLGEAVPSKIKEDPKPKVRDVLFSNLRINDNNESDDW
- the LOC123269373 gene encoding viral IAP-associated factor homolog isoform X2, translating into MQNPNEDTEWNDILRSKGIIPEKPKEKEITEDQIINLLENTVDQRTGRETTKLEDKTLDELDELEDEEDEKVLEEYRRKRFAEMKALVSKSKYGDVKEISAQDYVAEVNNAGEDVWVVLHLYKSGIPLCTLINQYLSSLAKKFPVTKFLKSISTTCIPNWPDKNLPTIFVYHNGEMAKQIIGPIELRGMKLTEQELEWMLGEAVPSKIKEDPKPKVRDVLFSNLRINDNNESDDW